A window of the Lolium perenne isolate Kyuss_39 chromosome 7, Kyuss_2.0, whole genome shotgun sequence genome harbors these coding sequences:
- the LOC127317923 gene encoding pentatricopeptide repeat-containing protein At2g03380, mitochondrial, with the protein MRPPCPAGAPPDAHSVEHLPRAPKPHGAPLLHQVLPACTTLRSLRALHGRLLAQALLRGNPRASTKLLSCYAALGDLASARRVLDGTPHPDAYTYKVALAQHAAAGRHAEALALHRDMRRRCPAALADAVLLSLALKASVRSADFRYGRRLHCDAVKAAGGGDVFVANCLVDMYAKAGDLDNARKVFDRVPERNVVSWTSMLSGCLQNGFAEQALVLFNELQLQHVLPSEHTMASVLTACTMLRSLHQGRWIHGAVLKHGMGFINPFIAAALLDMYVKCGEVEDARRVFDGLGSVDLVLWTTMIVGYTQNGSPLDALLLFVDRKFVRIVPNSVTIATVLSASAQLRSLSLGRSIHGISVKLGVAEYDVVMNALVDMYAKCKAVPEANAIFERISNKDVVTWNSLIAGYVENEMGNEALMLFSQMRVKGSKPDAISVVNALSACVCLGDILIGKCFHTYAVKCAFTPNIYVNTALLNLYNKCADLPSAQGVFNEMKTRNSVTWGAMIGGYGMQGDSAGSIHLFNEMLKDNIQPNEVVFTSILSTCSHAGMVTVGKKCFDSMTRYFNITPTMKHYACMVDVLARVGNLEEALQFIQKMPMQADLSVWGAFLHGCKLHSRLEFGEEAINRMTVLHPDTPDFYVLMSNLYTSYGMWDKSLSIRRSMKERGLVKLPGCSSVGLENG; encoded by the coding sequence ATGCGGCCACCCTGCCCGGCCGGAGCACCACCGGATGCGCACTCCGTCGAGCACCTGCCGCGCGCACCCAAACCCCATGgcgcgcccctcctccaccaggTCCTCCCCGCGTGCACCACTCTCCGCTCCCTCCGCGCCCTCCACGGCCGACTCCTCGCGCAGGCTCTCCTCCGCGGCAATCCCCGCGCCAGCACCAAGCTGCTCAGCTGCTACGCGGCGCTCGGCGACCTTGCCTCGGCGCGCAGGGTGCTCGACGGAACGCCCCACCCGGACGCGTACACCTACAAGGTGGCGCTCGCGCAGCACGCCGCCGCGGGGCGCCACGCGGAGGCCCTCGCGCTCCACAGGGACATGCGGAGGCGGTGCCCCGCGGCGCTGGCCGACGCCGTCCTGCTCTCCCTCGCGCTCAAGGCCTCCGTCAGGTCGGCGGACTTCCGCTACGGCAGGCGGCTTCACTGCGACGCCGTcaaggcggccggcggcggggacGTGTTCGTGGCCAACTGCTTGGTCGACATGTACGCCAAAGCCGGCGACTTGGACAACGCGCGCAAGGTGTTCGACAGGGTTCCCGAACGGAACGTGGTGTCGTGGACGTCGATGCTCAGCGGGTGCCTTCAGAACGGTTTCGCCGAACAAGCCCTAGTTCTGTTCAATGAGTTGCAGCTACAGCATGTGCTGCCAAGCGAGCACACGATGGCGAGCGTGCTCACCGCTTGCACCATGCTGCGTAGCTTACACCAAGGGAGGTGGATTCATGGAGCAGTGCTCAAACATGGCATGGGCTTTATCAACCCGTTCATTGCTGCAGCTCTGCTGGATATGTACGTCaagtgtggagaggtagaggatgCTCGGCGGGTGTTTGATGGCCTTGGTTCCGTTGATCTCGTTCTGTGGACGACGATGATCGTGGGTTACACCCAGAATGGGAGTCCTCTTGATGCATTGCTCCTGTTTGTCGACAGGAAATTCGTGCGCATTGTCCCTAACTCAGTAACCATAGCAACTGTTCTTTCAGCGTCTGCTCAGCTGCGCAGCTTATCTCTGGGAAGGTCGATTCACGGGATATCAGTCAAGTTAGGCGTGGCTGAGTATGATGTGGTCATGAACGCGCTAGTAGATATGTATGCAAAGTGTAAAGCGGTGCCAGAGGCCAATGCCATATTTGAAAGGATTTCAAACAAAGACGTTGTCACATGGAATTCCTTGATTGCTGGGTATGTTGAGAATGAGATGGGAAATGAAGCTCTGATGCTGTTCAGTCAGATGAGGGTGAAAGGTTCTAAGCCTGATGCCATCTCCGTGGTGAACGCCTTGTCAGCATGTGTTTGCTTGGGTGATATACTTATTGGTAAATGTTTCCATACTTATGCAGTTAAATGTGCATTTACGCCCAACATTTATGTCAATACCGCTCTGCTAAACCTGTACAACAAGTGTGCTGATCTCCCATCTGCTCAGGGGGTGTTCAATGAAATGAAAACCCGTAATTCTGTCACCTGGGGTGCCATGATTGGCGGCTATGGTATGCAGGGTGATTCTGCTGGTTCTATCCATCTCTTTAATGAAATGCTCAAGGACAATATCCAGCCCAATGAAGTAGTGTTCACAAGTATCCTTTCCACTTGCAGCCACGCTGGAATGGTTACTGTagggaagaagtgtttcgatagcATGACACGGTATTTCAACATCACTCCTACCATGAAGCATTATGCATGTATGGTTGATGTGCTCGCGCGTGTTGGAAATCTGGAGGAAGCATTGCAGTTCATACAGAAGATGCCGATGCAAGCAGATCTTAGTGTCTGGGGTGCTTTTCTCCATGGGTGCAAGCTCCATTCCAGGTTAGAGTTTGGAGAGGAAGCCATAAATAGGATGACGGTTCTTCATCCTGATACACCGGATTTTTATGTGTTGATGTCCAACTTGTATACCTCATATGGGATGTGGGATAAGTCTCTTTCTATCAGGAGATCAATGAAGGAAAGAGGATTAGTCAAGCTACCAGGGTGCAGCTCTGTGGGACTAGAAAATGGATGA
- the LOC127317922 gene encoding pentatricopeptide repeat-containing protein At4g30700, translating into MPSLHHHPASAALFLADAGTLRRSYLRLISLSSTLRHLDQLLGVSLASGHYPLDPAPATSLLLRYASFRAPPRHLLRLFRAFPLPDRFLRNALLRSLPFLRPDLLFPSPDSFSFAFAATSLTSSCSRGDPISHSSAVRALHALAVAAGFSGDTFVASALTKVYFILSRGDDARKVFDAVPSPDTVLWNTLLAGLSGSDALEAFVRMAVAGSVRPDSTTLSSVLPAAAEVADVTTGRCVHAFGEKCGLAQHEHVVTGLISLYAKCGDMDCARSLFDRMAGPDLVAYNALISGYSVNGLVGSSVELFKDLVALGLRPNSSTLVALIPVHSPFGHEQLTWCLHAHVVKAGFDANAPVSTALTTLYCRLNDMDSARKAFDAMPEKTMESWNAMISGYAQNGLTEMAVALFQQMQALNVRPNPLTISSTLSACAQLGALSLGKWVHKIIANENLELNVYVMTALIDMYVKCGSIAEARCIFNRMDNKNVVSWNAMISGYGLHGQGAEALKLYKDMLDAHILPTSSTFLSVLYACSHGGLVEEGRTVFRSMTSDYGITPGIEHCTCMVDLLGRAGRLSEAFDLISEFPKSAVGPGVWGALLAACMVHKDGDLAKLASQKLFELEPENTGYYVLLSNLYTSKKQYSEAAVVRQEAKSRKLVKTPGCTLIEIADKPHVFMAGDRTHPQSDAIYSYLEKLTTKMIEAGYRADTEAALYDVEEEEKEHMVKVHSEKLAIAFGLLNTLPGTEIRIIKNLRVCLDCHNATKIISKVTQRLIVVRDASRFHHFRDGVCSCGDYW; encoded by the coding sequence ATGCCTTCTCTCCACCACCACCCAGCCTCCGCCGCCCTGTTCTTGGCCGACGCCGGCACTCTCCGGCGCTCATATCTACGCCTCATTTCCCTCTCTTCCACCCTCCGCCACCTCGACCAGCTCCTCGGCGTCTCCCTCGCCTCCGGCCACTATCCCCTCGACCCCGCCCCGGCCACCTCGCTCCTCCTCCGCTACGCCTCCTTCCGCGCACCTCCCCGCCACCTCCTCCGTCTCTTCCGCGCCTTCCCGCTCCCCGACCGCTTCCTCCGCAACGCCCTCCTCCGCTCCCTCCCGTTCCTCCGCCCCGACCTCCTCTTCCCCTCCCCTGACTCCTTCTCCTTCGCCTTCGCCGCCACCTCGCTCACCTCTTCCTGCTCCCGTGGCGATCCCATTTCTCATTCCTCCGCCGTCCGCGCGCTGCACGCGCTAGCCGTCGCCGCGGGGTTCTCGGGGGACACGTTCGTGGCGTCGGCATTGACCAAGGTCTACTTCATTCTGTCCAGAGGTGACGACGCACGCAAGGTGTTCGACGCGGTGCCGTCGCCGGATACTGTCCTTTGGAACACGCTGCTCGCCGGTCTGTCCGGTTCTGACGCCCTGGAGGCCTTCGTGCGGATGGCAGTGGCAGGATCGGTGCGTCCTGACTCGACCACGCTGTCATCGGtcctgccggcggcggcggaggtggcaGATGTGACGACGGGAAGGTGCGTACACGCGTTCGGGGAGAAGTGTGGGCTGGCGCAGCACGAGCATGTTGTCACTGGGCTTATCTCTCTTTATGCCAAGTGCGGAGACATGGATTGTGCGCGGAGTCTCTTTGACAGAATGGCGGGGCCAGATTTGGTGGCGTACAATGCCTTGATCTCTGGCTACTCGGTTAATGGCCTGGTTGGATCATCGGTTGAGCTGTTTAAGGATCTGGTGGCCTTGGGCCTGAGGCCAAACTCGAGCACGTTGGTGGCACTGATCCCGGTGCACAGTCCATTCGGGCATGAACAACTTACTTGGTGCTTACATGCTCATGTTGTCAAGGCCGGGTTTGATGCCAATGCTCCCGTATCGACAGCTCTTACCACTCTGTACTGTAGGTTGAACGATATGGACTCTGCAAGGAAGGCCTTTGATGCAATGCCTGAAAAGACCATGGAATCATGgaatgctatgatatcggggtacGCCCAGAATGGTTTGACAGAGATGGCTGTTGCACTCTTTCAGCAAATGCAGGCGCTCAATGTGCGGCCAAATCCGCTCACCATATCCAGCACTCTGTCGGCCTGTGCACAGCTTGGAGCTTTGTCATTGGGGAAGTGGGTACACAAGATCATCGCCAACGAGAACCTCGAGCTCAATGTTTATGTCATGACAGCGCTCATTGACATGTATGTCAAGTGTGGAAGTATTGCTGAAGCTCGGTGCATCTTCAACAGAATGGACAACAAGAATGTGGTTTCCTGGAACGCGATGATCTCTGGATATGGCCTCCATGGTCAAGGTGCTGAAGCATTGAAGCTCTACAAGGACATGCTCGATGCGCACATTCTTCCAACAAGCTCCACCTTCCTGTCAGTACTCTATGCATGCAGCCATGGAGGATTAGTGGAGGAAGGGCGGACAGTCTTCCGGTCAATGACCAGTGATTACGGTATCACTCCAGGAATTGAGCATTGCACTTGCATGGTGGACCTTCTTGGCCGAGCTGGCCGTCTCAGTGAGGCTTTTGACCTCATCTCGGAGTTCCCCAAGAGCGCCGTTGGACCTGGCGTATGGGGGGCTCTACTTGCTGCTTGCATGGTTCATAAGGATGGCGACCTTGCAAAATTGGCCTCCCAAAAGTTGTTTGAACTAGAACCTGAGAACACCGGGTACTATGTGCTGCTCTCCAATCTGTACACATCAAAGAAGCAGTATTCTGAAGCAGCTGTGGTGAGGCAGGAGGCCAAGAGCAGGAAGCTAGTGAAAACACCAGGGTGCACTCTAATCGAAATAGCTGACAAACCACATGTTTTCATGGCTGGTGATCGTACCCACCCACAGTCAGATGCCATCTACTCATACTTGGAGAAGTTAACTACAAAGATGATTGAGGCTGGGTACCGAGCTGACACAGAAGCGGCATTGTACGATGtcgaggaggaagagaaggagcATATGGTGAAGGTGCACAGCGAGAAGCTGGCAATCGCCTTTGGATTACTCAATACATTACCCGGGACAGAGATCAGGATCATCAAGAACCTTAGGGTGTGTCTGGACTGCCATAACGCCACCAAGATTATATCCAAGGTGACGCAGAGGCTAATTGTGGTTAGGGATGCATCGAGGTTTCACCATTTTAGAGACGGGGTTTGCTCCTGTGGTGATTACTGGTGA